The sequence below is a genomic window from Candidatus Binataceae bacterium.
CAGGCGCCCAGCCAGGCGGTCGGCGGCGCGATAATCGCGCCGCGCGATACTAACCCCCATCGCCGGCGCCTTGACCAGTGCCCAGGCGGCGGCGATCTGCTGCACCCCAACCACCAAGCTGAGCGTCATCCCAGTCTGCCCGGCGATAACCGGGCCGCGATAATGGAACAAGACGGGAGTCAGGCTATTGAAGGCCAAATAGCCGCTGAGCCAGGACAGCGCGATGCGCCATTGCAAAGGCCAAATTTCGTATCTCCAATTGGTACGCGGACCACTGGGTTGAAAAATGAAGCATCGGAAGAACTTGCGATAACGACGACGCAGGAATGCAACGTTCCAAAAAAGTTTGGTTGTCACTGCCAGCGCCGGAGTCCATAACCCCGCTCCCAGCGCGATTGCTACCAATGCGCCCAGTCCGCTAAGCACCGACTCGGTGAGACGGAAGCGATAGACCTCGGTGACCTGGTTACATCCCTCCAACAGTAGCCACATCGGCGCCGTCGCCAAGCTTGCGCCGCTTACCAGGCCCAGCGCGATCCAGGGTGTACGCCAACTTATTTTGGAAGCGGCGGGAAAGAAGGCCAGTCCCGCCACAATCAACCCGCCGCTCGATATGATCGCCGCCAACGCGTACCAGGCGATCGCCAGCCGGCCCAAACTAATCAAGCGCGAGAGCGCGGCCGGCTCGCCGGCCGGCACGCCGCCGCAAGTCATCCGCAGGTGGGCCCATTCATGGGCGGCAAACTGGATAACGACTTGTCCGAAGCCCATCTCGGCCATCACCTGCAAACCCAGCAAACTGGCGAAGGTGTAGTAATAGCCCTGCAACTCGGGAGAGAAGCACAGCGCCACCAGCGCTGCGGTCAGTGCCGCGCACATCATCCGCGTGCCCACGTTGGCAACACCGAAGAGTCCCGCCCGGTCGGTATGCACCCGGGCCATGAGCCGGCCCAGGCCTTGCCGCTCGGCGCTCACGGCCACGCCTGGACGCCCTCCCAGCGCCGACGCAACGTGCGCAGCAGGGGAAACAGAGGCCTGAGCGAGCTGGTGGGAAAAATCAGGGCTGGAGCGACCAGCAGCCAGAATAGCGGATAGCGCCGATAGCCGCGCAACAGTAACCCGCGCATCTCCCGCAGCGGCTCCTGCGCGTCGCCGCCCAGGCGTACATACAACAAGGCGGGCAGGACCTGGCGTAGCAATCCGTGGTTGATAACGCGGCGCACCGCGCCGCGCGAGCAGCCTCGGCCGACAAACGCCTCCAGTAGGCGAGGCAGCGTATAACCGAAGGTCAACAGCGAGGTGCGTCCCTCATCCACCCAGCGTTGGGCAATACAGGGCTCGCGTAGCAAAGCCGAAGGAGCTGCTCCGCTTAGCACGGCGAGCACGACATACAGGTAGGCAAAACCGAAGGCGCCCAGGCCGATAAACTCGCGCAGGCCTGGCTCGATCAGCGCGGCGCGCGCCGCGCGGCCGTTGATTATATTGCCGGGCGCGAAGCTAAGCCGAAAGGAGAGCCGGCGCAGATGGTCATCGCAGCGCTCAAAGCGCTCAAGCCCGTGCGCTGGCAGTCCCGCCCAACGCGAATAGATTTGCCGATAATCCCGGCCTCGGAAGACGTAGGTGTTGAGCGACAGGACGGAGAAGGGGCCATGTCCCAGCGCGCGATAAATTTTCTCCACGGTGCCGGGCAGTACAATGTCGTCATCGGCGCACAGCCAGAAATAATCGCCATGCGCCTGCTCCAACAAACCAAGCGAGTTGCGATCCAGTCCCAGGTTATGCGCATTTTGCCGCCAACCGATCCGGGCGCTGCCGGCCGCGTACCTGGCAATTACCTGGGCCGTGGCATCACTGGAGGCGTCATCGGCGATCAGCAATTCGCAGCGCTGGTCGAGCTGGGGCACTAAGCTGGCAAGCATCTGGTCCAGATGCTCGGCGCGGTTGTAGGTGGGCAGCCCGATTGAGAGCGGAAGCGGCAAGCTCGTTTTGCGTTACAAACTCGTTGGTAAAGGCAGAGCCGTCATCTGTCCGCAACTCCCGCGCAGCTTGCACCCGATCGCTTTTGTTACAGGCGACGGGCGGCTCTGCCCGTCATCGTCGCGTGAGCGTTGGCGCTCGTCATTCCCTATTTCTGCCGCCGGCAGTGCAGTCAGGATTAGCAATTGGGCGACGGTCGTTCGCAACCCCTACCCTATCCCTGCCCTCGCGATGCGGGGGGAGGGACAGAAAAATTCCCCCGCGAACCGCAGTGGGACAGTGATTCACAAGATGCCTGAGCCACGAATCCAGGATATTAGGTAATAGTAAGTTTAGGATCGACCGCCTTAGCCCGCCCAAGTCAATTGGCCAGCGGCGTCGCCTGCGGGTCCATCGCGATGAGCCCACGTCCACCGCGCCCGGCGGCCAGATCCTCGATCGCGTCGTTTATCTCTTCCAGCCGATAGATCCGCCCCAGCATCGCGTTTAGCGGCCACACGCCGGCGCGTAGCCAGCGCGCATAGCGCGGCAAGTCGCGCGCGGGCCGGGTCCCGCCGCCCCAGGTGCCGACCAGCCGTTTGCCGCGTATTAAGTCGAACGGATCGATTGCGATTTGCCCCCCCTGGCGCAGGTTGCCTGCCAGCACGCAGATTCCCTTTTCGCCCACTGAGCTCAGCGCCGCTTCCATCGCGCGCGCCTGCCCCGCGGCTTCGATCGCGCAGTCAACACCCTGGCCGCAGGTGATAGCTTGGATCGCCGCCACCGGCGCTTGCACGGTGGCGTCAATAACCTCGGTGGCGCCAGCCCTGCGGGCGCGCCAGAGCTGAACGGGATTTAGATCGACCGCGATGATCGGCCGGGCGTGGGTCAAGCTTGCCGCCGCAATCGCGCTCAGCCCCACCCCGCCGCAGCCGAAAACCGCGACGCTCGCACCAGCTTTGAGCCCGGCGGCGTGGAGCACGGCTCCGGCACCAGTCGGAATGGCGCACCCCAAAAGCGCAGCCGCGCGTAAATCTAGACTCGGAGCGATCCGAGTCAGGCGATTTTCCGCCACTACCGCGTGGCGCATGAAGGTCGCCAGCGCGCCGGAGTTGATCACCGCGGCGCCAGCTCGGTAGCGTGCGCCCGCAGCATCAACGCCCGGCCCCTTGAGCCACGACAACACGACGTGGTCACCGAGCTTGACCCGGCTTACTCCTGGGCCAACCCCGCGCACCACGCCGGAGCCCTCATGGCCCAGCGCGTGAGGAAGGTAGCGATCGATACCGCGTTCACCGCGAACCTCCAGCAGTTGGCTGCGGCACACCCCGCTGTAAGCGATTTCGACCAAAACCTGGCCCGTCCGCAATGAGGGAAGCGAGAGTTCGACTATCTTCAGCGGTTGGCCCACTTCGAACAAAATCGCCGCCTGAGTCAGGCGCGGGGGCGATAAAAGCGCGCTGGCGCGAGATCTGGGCAAGGGCTGTTTCATTGCGCAATAAACCAATAGTAGTCACCGCGGTAATCGATTTCTTCGAACAAGCGTTTCCATTGGTCCACGTGCATGTAGGTCAGCGCGGTCAGATTCCATTTCAACATCCGCTTGCGCTCGGCCTCGTCACGCCATGCATCGACAGTGATAAAGGCTCGCCCACGGCTCACCCGCATGATCTCGCGCAACGCTCGACGACACTGAGCCGGAGGTAGATTGTGGACCGTATTGATCGAGATCACCAGGTCGAAGGAAGCGTCAGGCCAGGGCAACTCAGCCGCGTCACCGACTCGAAGGCAGGAACGAACCGATGGATCGGCCTGCTCGATCGCATAACTCGAGATATCGATTCCGGCCAGGGTCAGCTCGGGCATCAGCCCTTTAAACTCCCGTAGCATGAAGCCCTTGGCGCATCCGACATCGAGCAGCGCAGCGGTAGGCGCAAGGCCGTAATAGTCGCGCAGGCGGCGCACTGTCGCGCTCCAGAAGCGCGGATGGTAATGATAGCCGCCGTAGCCGGTAAGCCGGTCGCCGTCGAAGTATTCGTGGCCGAAGCGGCGCGCGATCGCGCGCTGTTCGTCGCTCACCAATTTTCCTCGCGGGCTCCCGGGCGACGGGCGATCCGCGCGGTCCGGGAGCCGCGCCCGGGGGTGAGGCCCGGACCTACCGTAAGCGGGCGGGGCTGGTCGCCCAAAGCCGGACCGTCAGCTGGTCGCCATAAAGCCGATGTCCTGTTGGGCAAAGTTAGCGAGGTGCGGGAATATCTGATTCAACTGGGTTTGCTGTAGCC
It includes:
- a CDS encoding glycosyltransferase family 2 protein translates to MPLPLSIGLPTYNRAEHLDQMLASLVPQLDQRCELLIADDASSDATAQVIARYAAGSARIGWRQNAHNLGLDRNSLGLLEQAHGDYFWLCADDDIVLPGTVEKIYRALGHGPFSVLSLNTYVFRGRDYRQIYSRWAGLPAHGLERFERCDDHLRRLSFRLSFAPGNIINGRAARAALIEPGLREFIGLGAFGFAYLYVVLAVLSGAAPSALLREPCIAQRWVDEGRTSLLTFGYTLPRLLEAFVGRGCSRGAVRRVINHGLLRQVLPALLYVRLGGDAQEPLREMRGLLLRGYRRYPLFWLLVAPALIFPTSSLRPLFPLLRTLRRRWEGVQAWP
- a CDS encoding zinc-binding dehydrogenase, yielding MKQPLPRSRASALLSPPRLTQAAILFEVGQPLKIVELSLPSLRTGQVLVEIAYSGVCRSQLLEVRGERGIDRYLPHALGHEGSGVVRGVGPGVSRVKLGDHVVLSWLKGPGVDAAGARYRAGAAVINSGALATFMRHAVVAENRLTRIAPSLDLRAAALLGCAIPTGAGAVLHAAGLKAGASVAVFGCGGVGLSAIAAASLTHARPIIAVDLNPVQLWRARRAGATEVIDATVQAPVAAIQAITCGQGVDCAIEAAGQARAMEAALSSVGEKGICVLAGNLRQGGQIAIDPFDLIRGKRLVGTWGGGTRPARDLPRYARWLRAGVWPLNAMLGRIYRLEEINDAIEDLAAGRGGRGLIAMDPQATPLAN
- a CDS encoding class I SAM-dependent methyltransferase, translated to MSDEQRAIARRFGHEYFDGDRLTGYGGYHYHPRFWSATVRRLRDYYGLAPTAALLDVGCAKGFMLREFKGLMPELTLAGIDISSYAIEQADPSVRSCLRVGDAAELPWPDASFDLVISINTVHNLPPAQCRRALREIMRVSRGRAFITVDAWRDEAERKRMLKWNLTALTYMHVDQWKRLFEEIDYRGDYYWFIAQ